In the genome of Pongo pygmaeus isolate AG05252 chromosome 9, NHGRI_mPonPyg2-v2.0_pri, whole genome shotgun sequence, one region contains:
- the LOC134740345 gene encoding elongin-B-like, whose protein sequence is MDVFLVIRRRKTTIFTDAKESTTVFELKRVVEGILKRPPDEQRLYKDYQLLDDGKTLGECGFTSQTARPQAPATVGLAFRADDAFEALCIEPFSSPPDLLDVMKPQDSGSSASEQAVQ, encoded by the coding sequence ATGGACGTGTTCCTCGTGATCCGGCGCCGCAAGACCACCATCTTCACTGACGCCAAGGAGTCCACCACGGTGTTCGAGCTGAAGCGCGTCGTGGAGGGAATCCTCAAGCGGCCGCCCGACGAGCAGCGGCTGTACAAGGACTACCAACTCTTGGATGATGGCAAGACACTGGGCGAGTGTGGCTTCACCAGCCAAACAGCACGGCCGCAGGCCCCCGCCACGGTGGGGCTGGCCTTCCGGGCAGACGACGCCTTTGAGGCCCTGTGCATCGAGCCGTTCTCCAGCCCGCCCGACCTGCTCGACGTGATGAAGCCCCAGGACTCGGGAAGCAGTGCCAGTGAACAAGCTGTGCAGTGA